The sequence AGGACGATTCACCACCTGGGGCGTGTTGAGATTTTTTATGCCGAAAAAATACCAATCATTCATATCGGATAAACGCCAACAGCCGAATTAACGTGCCTCGGCGATTTTGCGCAAAATGCTAAATTTCGCATTCGGTATTCATTTATTCGCGCGAAATCCAGGAACGTATTAACTATTGAAAATAGCATTTATCAACGCGCGAAACGAATAAAAGACCGAACGTTTCGAATTCAACACCGCCGCGATTATTGAATGGTTTATCAAATGCGGGCAGAATACTGAAAAGTCCATATAGTCTAGTAACACGGAGGAAGGAAGTACTTTCGTTGTACGAACAGAACAGTTGGATCGGGGTTTTCTATCTCCAGCAGGAAAACTATAAATACCGAAGAGGAAAAAAAAAAGAGTACGCAATTAAACTACGGATAGCAGTTCTAATTAGGGCCTACTAGAAAACCGCAACAACAACGATATCATCGGTTTTTACACGCATCCACGAAAGCTGCCTAACCCCTCAAGGGGCTGGTTCCTAATATCGTAAATGTCCAAAcgcggtcttaaatcttaaggcCGGTCTTAGATCGGGTACGAGATGTTCTTATACACTGGTGGTCTTAAAAGCCCCGACAATGGAATCCGATGTCAACACTGTCAAGTCACtcatacataggcctactacattttctgtttGTCGTATTAGTAAGCGATATGTAGAGATATGTAGACTTCGACCCCTCTGACGAATAACCTCCAGTAGTCCGCCCTGAGTTATTGTTTGAACTACGAAACCTAAATAAATACGGCGGTCGGTCGGAGCAGATATCATCGGGGCGCGAGGGTAAATATCAAACCACTTAAAATATCATCACGAGGCAAGTTTTATCTATCTATGAATGGAACCGGGCGAAGTTTTTATCAATGACACAGGAATGTATCCTTAGCCAATCAGGCGTCGGTTTCATTCATAATTTCGATCACATGATTAGTACTGCGTGTCGGGGTAGTTCCCGGTTCATTCATGCTTACTGAGTCATTTTCACGGAAATGGCTTCTACCTCGTACTCGCGCGAGAGAGAGCGAGCGAGTTAGACTTTGACCGTGTAGAACGGCTAACAACACTGCGAGGAGTAAACAATTATCGCCGGCTATACACGGCCGGCATACAACGACTACCATTACACATAGGAAGCATGACGCAATACAACGAAATCGCGAATCGAATTTCGGAAAAAAATTCCGCACAAGTTTATGGCACCGATTTCCTAAGATAAACGAATGAATGAAGGTCGTCGTGGCTGGCTGTCGCGTTATCTTAAAAGGGTTTCTTTTTTCGAGCGCCATAAAAAATGTCGACTTCGAGACCCGCGCGCTTATCGTATACATTACAGCCACCGCGCATAGTAAACCTCAGCTGATGTGTAACAGATTagaaatttcatatcgatCTATATAATACACGttcatataggcctacgtCGATTAAAAATATATCGGCGGTTTTAGTGTACACCAGTATATAGAGGTACATCGAGCATATGGCTCTCTTCGTTATACAATTAATTAACCGAATGGCACAGATGCCTAACATAACAGTCGGTCGGGGCTGATTCGAAACGACGTTCTCATAAAACAACCACCGACCACTGACGCAACCTTCGAATTCCGAACGGGCGAAACTAACTTcaaccgaaaaaaaaaacggaacATACTTCACCGGTGACTAGCAGTCTTACTATGTTTGAAAATAGTAGCTTCGTTACGCTACGCGTTCACGAATTCTACAACTACCGACTACATTTTCTCGGAAGACGCGAAGAGTTTGTGGCCGacgtaaaaatgattttataatcgTGAAATAACGGGTCTATAGCGCAGGCTTCGAATCCAAaagaaccccccccccccccccgcaaTACATTTGATACCGCTCATTTATAATTCTTAAGGAAATATGAAGCAGAAACCTTACACTCACAACTATACCCACATAATGTTAAATGTGTTGTTCAACCTTCATAATATCAATACAGATCGCCAAGAGGTCTTATCTaagcattttaaaattttttttggggAGGCAGTCAAGACGTCCATCTAGCTCAAGACATGTTAAAAATTGACTCCTATTGCGTATTTCTCAAGCTACGGTCGGGAATCAACAGAAAGTTGAAAACGGATTGAGATAAACGAATCTTACCTGGGAAGTCGCAGTAATGAATGCGGCGTTTTTCTAGGTCGGGATTGTTACGTCTGTTATACTTGATCGTCGTGCAACCGGGGTGCGTGTGACGCGGCATACCGGACGGCGTCAGCGGTATCTCCACCGGCTGTCCGTTACTGGCCAGAACGAACATACTCTTCCTGGCGTTGAGGCCCGGGTACGGCGGCGGGGGCGGCAGATTGCCGTCGGGACTGCCGGGCTGCGACGTAGGGGGCGTCGGCGGCAGTAAATTCGAAGGACACGTCTGTAAGAACGAAGGAGCGCTGACCGGGTATGCGATCGGACTCGAGTACGGACTGATTCCCGGCGTCGTTGCCGCTGATGATGACTGCGGCTGCGGGATGATTAACCGCGGTTTCGGCAAGACGAGATTCCGCGACGTTGACACGACTTCGCCCAACGAACTCGGCGGTTTACAATCGCCCGAAAAGTCCGACGAAAATTGGCACAACGACGACTCGACTTTCTCTTGTTTACATTCTAACATGTCGGGAACAGAAAATGGACACGCGTTCATTTGCTGCGACAATTCGAGTCCGGGTTCTGTTTTAACTTTACTCAAATCGAAATCGACTTCGTCGATGCCGTCGTCGGTGTCCATAGGCGTAGACTTGGTTTCGATGTCGTCTTTGTCTCGTCGTCGTTGTTGGGAAACGTCGTAAACCGGCAAACAGTCCTGCAACTCGTCCCACAGCGTGTCGATGGACCGCTTCGTTTCTCCGTCCTCGTCGTCGCCCGCGTTATCTATGTTGTCACCAGGTGGCGCCGGCGGCGGAGGAGAGTTCGCCGGGGTCGAATTCAAACTCTTTGTCGCCGTCGTTGAAATGGTCAACGGGGAGCTATTGCGGGAACGATCGCGCACGGTCAATGACAGCGGCATCATGTCGCCGGATGTGGTCGTGGTAACGGGCGATCTGTTTTCCAGGCGTAGAACCGGCGATTGGTTTCCGGGATTAGGGGACTGGTTACCGACATCAGTGGCGTTACTGCCGAGTACCGGGGATTGGTTACCGCTGAGAACAGGCGGCGATTGGTTACCGATTAACGTCACCGGCAACCGGTTACCGAGCACCGGTGACTGCGTACCGGACGACGACTGCGTCGCCAATGGCGACGGTACGTACGGCTGCCGATTCAGGCTCATGTACTTCTCGAAGTTCACCGTCTTCTCGCCGTGAAAGAAGAAGTTCTCGACGATCACCGAACTGTCGCGGCGCGCTTTCTCGCCGAGCGGGTCGAGTCGCAGGAACGAGTTCTTCGACAAGTACAGGCCGTGCTGGTGGTGACGCGGCACCAcgcgagaattcaaattcGACTCTCCGGCGGGCGCGTCATCGCTGAAAAACTCGTCGACGACCGACGCGCTCTCGCGTCGCGGTTTCTTGTAGCTCGGCGACGGCAACGGTTGATGggtcaatagatattgatccAATTCCGCTTTCGTCTGCAAGTAAAAACGAAAACAACAATCTTTGAATTCGGCGCGGCTCGATATCTTATCGGGGAATGTTAATAGTGTTCCGATGTACGGATCATCTAACAGCCTATTTTCGGGTATTCCAAACCTCTTGATCATTATAAGAAAATGACGGGGTTCGTAGAAAAGATAAGGAATATTTTCAATCGTCTCAACGTCAATGCAGATAACATTATCCAAACTGGAATCGACcagttgagaaaaaaaaataaacttaaATTGCTTTTCTCTCGGCTTATTACAAAGTAGTTCAGTAGAATCGACGAAATTTCTTGAACTTAAAAGTGCTCTTTTTTTTGTCGATGAAAATGACTGTTTTCGAAGCTATGCCAATTTTTACTGAAAGATCGGCGACGACGTATGCCCGATTCAAAGAATTCTATTTAGAACTCGTAGCGAATTTTGAACGGCGAACGTCCGTTTATATTGTGTTTATTGTGCATtttcatacacacacacatgaTTTCGAAACAAATAAAGCGCAAGGTAAATCGAGTTCGGTTTATGACGGTGCTGCCGATGGCCACGCATCAGCGCATTCGTATAATAACCCGACATACGTCCTTTTAGAAATAGCTTACAATCTAAGCTCGGAAAATATTCTATTTGTGCCCTCATGTAAAAGACGGCAAATAAAAACGATTAATAACTTATTTGGTGAACTTGTTATTTAAGTTATATATTAACTTTTATCTTATCTGCGATTACACTTTACAACTATTCAAATATTACACATGGAAATAGTACAAGAATAAGTGCGATCCCTTCTGACTATCTTGGAGCAATCAGTCAGAATTATTACTCTTAAGTTCACATTAAATCTACTACCATTGAATCATTGATATTGATGGAAATTCAGCAGTCAGACTTGGTTAAATTTAGGGATTTAAGGGCCTCTGCAGTTCATAGCACCTGGTAGGCCTGATTAATCTAGTTACTGACAATATGAAGCTTGCAATGCATGTACAATTTACTTCTACAATTAACcaaaaattatcataaaaatcaaaaaaaaaatataggcGGTAACACCAGTACGGTACCATAATTTCAATCTAGATCATgtggtttcatttttatttcttttagcCTATCAAAAGGTAGAAAGATTGGATCAAATTAGGCTACCGGTAGTCCTGGCTTCTCAAAGACCTAAGACATTAAGTAAGAAATACCGGAGCTAAACTAGAGGTATCAAAATCAAGGCCGGGTTCAATTCGACTCAAAATAAGGACCAAGCAACTTGTAGAGCTAAAAAGGCTCCACTATCAAAAACAATACGGTGAACAGTAACTTAGGAGTCCTTTAACATAACCAGGTCCGTGCCAAACCCCAGGTCACCTATGGTATGCATTTTAACCATTTCCAGACTATATCAAGATTGCCCCATAACCCATAAATAGTGTTACCAACCGTTTTGCACAGAGAGGTTGCACACAAAAAATGTAAGTGATTACAAGCCCAACGCAATATATgacattatttatcaatccTGATGGGCCGGTACATCGTTATAATTTGTATGCGTTCCCAACAAGATTTTATTTATCATATATCAGATTGAAATGTTCGAAGATAATCAAACTGCGCCTACCTGAAATCCTGACCCAGATATCGCGCTGCTGACTTCGTTCGGTGGAAGAAAACAATCGTCTTGATCTGGTACGATTTGGTCGTCAAAAACATCGTTGTAGTCGTCCGGCGCCAGGCACAGCATCTCAGCCATGTTACCGTCAACCTTTAGAGAGTAATTCACAACTGTCTCTGATTCGGATTTATTCGATAAACTTTCGTGAATCGAGATCTCGGGTCGCTTTGCTGCTCGTCAGATGGCTTccaattttatgaatgaactCTCGAAGCCAGCTACTCAGTGCCGCCCATATAAGGCAATAAAGGGGCGGTGCTTAGCGGCGATCGCCATTCTCGGTTATGTAAATTGACAGTTAGTTTATGAATGAAACCGCCGAACATGCCCGAAGGCTTCCGAATATTAATGAGTGACAAATTTATGAATGGGACTGACTATAAGGGCGCTCGAAAATATCTGCGGGCAGCTCATTTTCTTCGATATCCATACGTTTCTACGATCTTGGTCGCCC is a genomic window of Tubulanus polymorphus chromosome 5, tnTubPoly1.2, whole genome shotgun sequence containing:
- the LOC141905134 gene encoding uncharacterized protein LOC141905134, producing MAEMLCLAPDDYNDVFDDQIVPDQDDCFLPPNEVSSAISGSGFQTKAELDQYLLTHQPLPSPSYKKPRRESASVVDEFFSDDAPAGESNLNSRVVPRHHQHGLYLSKNSFLRLDPLGEKARRDSSVIVENFFFHGEKTVNFEKYMSLNRQPYVPSPLATQSSSGTQSPVLGNRLPVTLIGNQSPPVLSGNQSPVLGSNATDVGNQSPNPGNQSPVLRLENRSPVTTTTSGDMMPLSLTVRDRSRNSSPLTISTTATKSLNSTPANSPPPPAPPGDNIDNAGDDEDGETKRSIDTLWDELQDCLPVYDVSQQRRRDKDDIETKSTPMDTDDGIDEVDFDLSKVKTEPGLELSQQMNACPFSVPDMLECKQEKVESSLCQFSSDFSGDCKPPSSLGEVVSTSRNLVLPKPRLIIPQPQSSSAATTPGISPYSSPIAYPVSAPSFLQTCPSNLLPPTPPTSQPGSPDGNLPPPPPYPGLNARKSMFVLASNGQPVEIPLTPSGMPRHTHPGCTTIKYNRRNNPDLEKRRIHYCDFPGCLKAYTKSSHLKAHQRIHTGEKPYRCHFPTCQWRFARSDELTRHIRKHTGAKPFRCQICDRCFARSDHLALHNKRHEPKNSSSSTAK